The DNA segment CATATCCTTCATTTCCCCTTTCCGTTGTCCTAACCGTTCCATACAAGAACCGACAGCTTCTTCAGGGACATCTAAGACTAAATATTCAAAGGGTTCATAAGGTTGTCCTTTGACTTCCCGATAAATAACTTGGGGTTGGGCCACTTGGAATTCATACCCTTCTCGACGCATGGTTTCGATTAAAATCCCTAAATGGAGTTCACCCCGTCCTGAAACTAAGAATTTATCTGGGGAGTCTGTTTCTTCAACCCGCAGTGCGACGTTAGTTTCTAATTCTCGGATCAGGCGATCGCGGATTTGTCGGGAGGTGACTAATTTTCCTTCTTGGCCCGCAAAAGGAGAGTCATTAACCGAAAATGTCATCTGTAAGGTTGGTTCATCAACCTTAATTAAGGGTAAAGCTAGGGGTTCATTGGGACAGGTTAAGGTTTCCCCAATATTCGCATCTGCAAACCCGGCCACTGCAACCAGATTACCCGCACTAGATTCTTCTAATTCTACCCGTTGTAGTCCTTCAAAACCCAGCAATTTACTGATTTTTCCTTTGACCATGCTACCGTCTTCTTTCATTAAGGCAGCTTGTTGTCCAGATTTGATCACTCCATTGTGGATACGACCAATAATAATACGCCCTAAATATTCAGAATAGTCTAAGGTCGTAACTTGGAGTTGTAGGGGTTTGGTGGGGTCGCCGGCCGGTGGCGGAACATGGTGTAAAATCGCTTCAAATAGAGGCTTCATGTCTTCGGGTTCATCTTCTAGGTTATCTTTGGCATAACCTGAGATACCTGAAGCAAATAAAGTAGTAAAATCACATTGATCGTCATCTGCCCCTAATTCGACGAACAGATCAAAAACTTTATCAACTGCAATATGGGGGTCTACATTGGGACGGTCAATTTTATTAACAACGACAATGGGACGTAAACCTTTTTCTAAAGCTTTTTTGAGAACAAAACGGGTTTGGGGCATGGGGCCTTCATTGGCATCTACAATTAAGATACAGCCATCAACCATGCCTAATACTCGTTCGACTTCTCCCCCAAAGTCCGCGTGTCCTGGGGTGTCTACGATGTTAATTAGAGTGTCTTTGTAGTGAACGGCGGTATTTTTGGAGAGGATAGTAATA comes from the Crocosphaera sp. UHCC 0190 genome and includes:
- the typA gene encoding translational GTPase TypA; this translates as MSLPIRNVAIIAHVDHGKTTLVDALLKQSGIFREGEEVPDCVMDSNALERERGITILSKNTAVHYKDTLINIVDTPGHADFGGEVERVLGMVDGCILIVDANEGPMPQTRFVLKKALEKGLRPIVVVNKIDRPNVDPHIAVDKVFDLFVELGADDDQCDFTTLFASGISGYAKDNLEDEPEDMKPLFEAILHHVPPPAGDPTKPLQLQVTTLDYSEYLGRIIIGRIHNGVIKSGQQAALMKEDGSMVKGKISKLLGFEGLQRVELEESSAGNLVAVAGFADANIGETLTCPNEPLALPLIKVDEPTLQMTFSVNDSPFAGQEGKLVTSRQIRDRLIRELETNVALRVEETDSPDKFLVSGRGELHLGILIETMRREGYEFQVAQPQVIYREVKGQPYEPFEYLVLDVPEEAVGSCMERLGQRKGEMKDMQTGINGRTQLEFVVPARGLLGFRGDFIRLSRGEGIMNHSFLEYRPLSGEMETRFNGVMIAFEEGTSTFYAMKNAEDRGVFFIVPGTKVYRGMIIGEHNRGQDIELNVCKTKQLTNHRASGGEELVQLQAPEEMSLERALEYIGADELVEVTPQSIRLRKMSAKKLAKR